The genomic window TGGCGCCATCGGCAGCAATGTCGTTTTTGAGGCCGGCGTGATGGTGTTTCACAGCGAGAACATCCGGCTGGGCCAGAACATCTATATTGGCCATCAGACGATACTCAAGGCATACTACAAAAACCTGCTCGAGATCGGTGACAATACCTGGATTGGCCAGCAGTGCTTCCTTCACAGTGCAGGCGGCATTGTCATCGGTCGCAACGTAGGGATTGGCCCGGGGGTCAGGATGTTGACCTCTTACCACGGTGAGGAAGGGATCCAGATTCCGATTCTTTTCGGCGCTCTGGAGCTCGCTCCCATTACGATCGAAGACGATTGCGACATTGGAACGGGCGCGATCGTTCTACCTGGCGTTCACCTCGGACAAGGCGTTCAGGTGGGAGCCGGAGCGGTCGTCACGCGTGATGTGGCTGCTTACTCCGTGGTCGCCGGCGTTCCGGCAACGGTCCTGAGGGTTCGCGCCGAGAACGGGCCATCTTCCCCATGATCGCGATCGTCGACTACGACATGGGCAACGTCGCGTCGGTGGCAAATATGCTCAAGCGTGTCGGCGCGCCGGAGTCAGTGCTGACGCGTGATCCTGACGTTCTCCGCCGCGCCGACAAGGTGATTCTCCCTGGCGTGGGTGCCTTCGACAAGGGGATGCGGAACCTCGCCGAATTCGGACTTCTCGAGGCGCTGAACGAGGCCGTAATCGAGCGGCGCGTTCCGATACTCGGCATCTGCCTCGGCATGCACCTCCTCACGAAATCCAGTGAAGAGGGCCAACTGGACGGCCTCGGATGGATCGACGCGCAGACAGTACGTTTCCGTTTTCCTGAAAACTCGGGGCTGAAAGTGCCCCATATCGGCTGGAATTACGTCGAAGCCCGGCGCGGGAATCCCCTCATTCCGGCCGGCAAGGGCAGCCGCTTCTATTTTGTTCACGGGTATTACGTGACGTGCAACCGGGAGGAGGACACGATCGGCATGGCCAGCTACGGCTTCGACTTCGCGTGCGCGGTCAACCACGATAACGTCTTCGGCGTGCAGTTCCACCCGGAGAAGAGTCACCGCTTTGGAATGGCGCTCCTCGATGGCTTCGTCAGGCTTTGAGCGATGGTCCTCAAGCGCATCATGCCGTGCCTCCTTTTCGACGGGAGCGCTCTGGTAAAGACGGTCCGGTTCAAAAATCCGCGGTATGTCGGCGATCCGATCAACGCGATAAAGATCTACAACGAGAAGGAGGTGGACGAGCTTGTAATGCTCGACATCAATGCGTCACGGGAGAAGCGGCGTCCAAAGTTCGACCTCATCCGGGACTGCGCTTCGGAGTGCTTTATGCCTTTTTCGTACGGAGGCGGCGTGGCCTCACTGGACGACTTCGCCCGGCTCTACAAGATTGGTGTCGAGAAGGTGATCGTGAACACCCGGTGCCTTACAGATCCGGGCCTCGTGCGTGAGGCTACCCGCCAATACGGGTCAACAAGTGTCGTCGGGGCGGCGGATTACCGGAAGAGACTCTTCGGTTCGCAACAGGTGTATTCCGCTTCAGGCGCGCGAACCCGGCGAAGCCTGCAGGAGCACTGCCGCTTTCTGGCCGATGACCTTGGCGTTGGAGAGCTTCTGCTCTATTCGGTGGACCGCGATGGCACGTGGAGCGGCTACGACCTGCCCACGATCAGAGAGATTGCGGGGGCGGTGACAGTGCCACTGATTGCGTGCGGGGGAGCTGGTAACGTTGCGCATCTTCGGCAGGTGCTCGACGAGACCGCCGCCAATGCTGCAGCGGTGGGCAGCATGGCCGTCTACCAGAAACAGGGAATGGGGGTGCTCATCAACTTTCCGCAGCGGCAGCTCATCATCGACGAGGATTGACGGTGCAGGAATCCGGAACACTCCAGCAATGCGTGCGCTGTATCTACGACGAGACGATCCCCCGGATATCATTCGGCGAGGACGGGGTATGCAGCTACTGCAGGCAGCACGAGGTGCTTGAGCTGGACTATCCGACGGGCAAGCCTGGACGGGCGATTCTAGAGGCGACCGTCGCCCAGATCAGGCAGGACGGTCGCGGGAAGCCGTACGACGTTGTCATTGGAGTCAGTGGAGGCTGTGACTCCTCGTACATGCTTCATCTCGCGAAGAAGGAGTTCGGGCTTCGCGTTCTCGCCGCGCACTTCGACAACACTTACAACTCGCGCATTGCAGTTGAGAACATCCAGCGGATGCTGGAGGCGCTCGACATCGATCTGTATACCCACGTTGTAGACAATGCCGAACTTCAGCGCATCTACCGGTCGTTCTTTTTGGCCTCCGTCCCTGAGATCGATACACCGACGGATATCGCGCTGGCCGCGGTACACTACATGGCGGCGGCAAAACACGGTGTGAAATGGATATGGGAGGGACATTCGTTCCGAACGGAGGGAATCTCTCCCCCAGGCTGGTTTTATATGGACTCGAAGTATGTCCGGACGATCCACCGCAGGTACGGAGATGGGCGTATCAAGACGCTGCCCGAGCTGGGCCTTATTCGCTGGATGAAGTGGATGGCCGTCGACCGCATAAAAAAATTCAGACCGCTCTACTACCTGGATTACAACAAGGAACGCACCAAGCGCATTCTAAACGAGACCTACGGCTGGCAATGGTATGGTGGCCATCACATGGAGAATCGCACGGCGTACTTCGTCAACAACTATTATCTGCCTCGAAAGTTCGGGATCGACTTGCGCTACGCGGAATTCTCCGCGCTCGTCCGCTCCGGACAGCTCGGCCGGAGCGAGGCTCTTCTGCGAATTGCCGAAGAGAAGACCTTCGACACGGGAATCCTTGCCGAGATCAAACAGCGAGTCGGCTTCTCGGATTCCGAGTGGGAAGACATCATGAGCGCGCCGCTCTCTCACTACACCCAGCATCGCACCTACAAGCAGACTTTCGAGCGGATGCGGCCGGTGTTTTTTACGCTCTACAAATTGGGTTACGTGACGCGGAGCTTCTATCTCAAATACTGTGTCCTCAAGGACACAGCTATGGTCGAAAAGAGAGCGTCGAGATATTCGCTGAATTCACTTGCCGGACCTTCCGTGAATCCGACTGTGGCACGGTGAGCACTTGGCCCTGGCGAGAAGCGCTCGTGCGTCATCATCGTATGTTTTCACTCTTTCAATCATGAGCATGAATGGCGAGTGCAAGCTCTCCCCAATCCGCGAGACAGATTCGGCGGCCTTGTTCAAATGGGTCAATGATCGCTCCACCGTCGTGTACAACACGGGCTACCGTCCGGTGCACGAGCCAAACCATCAGAAATGGCTTGCTGAGATCATTGCGAGCCCCTCAGATCATGTATTCGGTATTCGGACCGCCGAAGGTGCTCTCATTGGCATGTGCCAGCTCAACCGCGTCGACGCCGTGGCCAGGAGCGCCGAGCTTCGGATCAGAATTGGGGAGGACGAACATCGCGGGATGGGATATGGCCGAAGCGCCCTCGTGCAGCTTCTGTCATTCGCGTTCGACGACTTGAACCTGCACCGCGTTTATTTGCAGGTATATGCGACGAATGCTCGTGCCGTGCGCCTCTACGAAAGCGTCGGGTTTCGCCATGAGGCTAGATTGGTGGAAGCGGACTACGTGAACGGCAGCTTTGTCGACGTTATCGGCATGGCAATCCTTGCACGCGACGTGGCGCCAGCGCGTTCCTGACACAAAGTCGATCCCAATTGTGCGAGTTGTCATAACTCAGCCTGACTTCTGGCCATGGCTCGGCTTTTTCGACAAGGTGGCCAAGGCGGACCGATTCATCTTTCTCGATCATGTCGCGAACCGACCGAACGACGGCATCCTGACGAAGCGAGTCAGGATACTTCTTGGCGGCCGGTCACATTGGCTTGGTATACCGCTCTGCAGAGACCGGCAGCGCGAATTCGTCCCTATCGCTGAAATGGTTATCGACAACGAACCAAGGCTGTGTCGAAAACAATTGGAAACGGTCAGGCACGCATACTCGAAACACACAGTCTTCCGTGAAATATTTCCGCTGGTCGAAGCGTATTACCAACTCGGAGGGACATCGATTGCGGACCGAAACATCATGGCGGTGGAATGGGTGTGCGAACGGCTCGGCCTCCGGCTGGAATACACTCGATCGTCAACGATGCAGATTTCAGGTCATTCGAACCAGATGCTACTCAACATTGTCAACCACGTCGATGGAACCGAATACCTGTATGGTGCGGGATCGACTGAGTATCTGGATTTCGAGATGTGGGCGGCGAGCGGAATCAAGCTGGTAGCTCAGGACTTCTCCCATCCGGTCTATGAGCAGGGCGGCAGCTCGGCGTTCACCAGCGGCCTTTCGGTGATCGATGCCCTGATGAATCTCGGATTCAGCGGAGTCCGTGCACTGATGGTTGAATGAAAGCGAACGACAGCGGGCTTGCACGAGGTGTTGCGGCTCCCGTTCCGCTCTTCACCATCAACTATCTCCGTAACCAGCTGAAGTCCGTGCTCGACCTTGGCTACCGCATTCTCACCTGTGATGAGTATTGCCAGCTTCCCGACAAGATGAATGCCGGGCGAGTGGTGGTTCTTCGCGTCGACGTTGACCTTTCGCTGCTGAAGGCGCGCATGGTTCTTGGAGTTTTGCGCGATCTCGGCGTTCCAGCGACATTTTTCATTCGGCTGCATGCTCTGGAGTACAACCCGTTTTCGTTTGAGAACTTTCGGATCCTTCGGCAAATGATCGTGGAAGGGCATGAAGTCGGATACCACTCAGAAGTTTTGGACCAGGCCTTCATCTGGCAGGACGATCCCGAGCGTTGCCTGGTCCGCGATCTTCGGGTAATGGAAGCGATGCTGGAGGTCCGCGTGCGCGGGGCGGCAAGTCACGGCGGCATGACCGGGCTGAACAATCTCGACTTCTGGAACCATCGCAAACCTGCGGACTTTGGGCTTGATTACGAAGGGTACGACCGCGAGCCCTCCTTTAACCTGTTTTGGAACAGTCTTTACGTGTCCGATTCGGAATGGACCCGATGGAAGTCGTATCGCAACGGGCAACTGTTGGACGGTGACCGCCGCTCGATTGAAGAGCACGCAGCCGCCGGCGAGCGCCTCATCTACGCACTCATCCACCCGGATACCTACTTCGTTCATCACCGGTACGAACATGAAGGATAGCCGGAAGGGCTCCCTTCGAGTGGTCATAAGCGGTCACGAAATCTGCGGTTTGATCCACGACCTGACGGAAGAGTTCAGGCGTCGTGGCCATAGCGTCACCTCGGTCGCGATGCCACACCAGTTTTTCTCATACTCGTACGACTACGACCAGTACACGTTTCCGACTTCCTTTCTGTCACGTTGGCTTGGCTTCAACTGCGTCTGGCGGCGGATTATCCAGGCGGTTTGGGAAACCAGCCAGGGTTTGCACAACTCGATCGAGGCTTGGCTGCGGCAGCGCCTGGTCCGAAACGCCGACCTTTATGTTCGCGTCTGGGGCGACATCCCTTTCGACCAGGAAGTCTTCCGCACTATTGAGGACAGCGGCACCCGCGTTGCGACGATGCTGATGGGCTCCGACGTACGGGATTATGACGTCTTCAGGCAGCAATACGGTATTGAGCGCTGGCTCTTCCCGCCAGAGTATCATTCCGTACCGCTCGCGAAAAAGCTGCAAGTTCTACGTACCCACGAGCGCTATGCTGACGCTATCTTTTCGGCGCCCGACCAGATGGGGTTGGCGCTCCGTCCGTACCATCACCTGCAAATCCCGCTTCGCCTCGAAGAGATTGAGTTCCGAGTACCGGGGCGAACCGTACCCAAAGTGGTCCATATTCCCAGCATGCCGCATGTCAAGGGCACCGACGTGATTGAAGACGCGTTGGAAAGACTTCGCACTCAAGGGATCGAATTCGATCTGGTTTCCCTTCGTGATGTCCCTCATGCGGAAGTTCTGGAAGTTCTCGCCGATGCCGACGTCCTTGTCGACGAGCTTATCGGGCATGGTCCCGGTTGGCTTTCGTTCGAAGCAATGGGCAGTGGCTGTGCCGTTGCCACGCGTTATCTGGAAGATTCACCGGCATGCTTTCGCCCCCCCGTTTGGGGCATCGATGAGCATTCCATTGTGCCCCGCCTGCACACTTTGCTGACGGATCGGCGTCTCCGCGTGCAACTTGCCGAGGACGGGCGCCGGTACGTGGAGGCAAACAATGGCATTGAACATGTTGTGGATCAGCTATTGGAAAAGCTCCACGCAGGGCGGGATGCGGCGCCCGATTATGTGCCAACCTATCTGACTGCCGATTATGTGCCGAGAGACGAGGCAGAGGCCGCGGTGATTAACGCCGCAAGCACTTGCGTGGCAGGTGAAACGTGGTATCGCGAGAATGTCGCCGGGAAATCGCACGATGGCCTTGTCTTCTGACACGATTGGAACAATCCGCCTACATCCTGATTCAAACACGGTCGTCACGACCTGTAGTTCGTCGTTCAACCGGGCGGATCCCGTGGAGGAACGCTCGACTCGATTCTTGCCCAGTCCGATCCGCGCTGGGAGGCGATTGTTGTCGACGATGGGTCCCGCTACAAATCTCCAGCGCTGATCTCAGCCTATTCCAAGCGCGATTGGGATAGGAATTTGAGCAGGGGTCGCGCCACGCGCGCCACGACAGGTGGGAGGCGGATGGGGGACATCCGCCCGACGGCTGGCCTCGCGGGCCGTCGCCGGGGTGCCGGGACCGTGCTCAGGGAAAGTCGCGGGCGCGGCGGTGGCGGTGGGTTTTTCTTCAAGTGCAACGCTGGCAGCGCAGATGACGCCTGGCTGCCCTGCGCGCCCTATCAGGCTCTGAGCATGGGATCGGGCTGAGGGAGTTCTACTTCTGAGAAGCCTGTCCGGGCGAAGTCTGCAAGTCGTCCTGCAAGGTCCGTAGCTTGCAATCATTCGGCATTCTATCCGGAGGCTCCGTGGATGAGGATGTAACCTCGATGTCGCGTGAGCAGCTCATGACTGAGGTTCGCAAACTTCGCGCGGGCATTCGAACGCACCGGGACAGTACCGGTCAAGAGCTTTGCTGGCACCATCCGGCATTGTGGGCCCTGCTTCCGGAATCAACTGACCCGCTCCCTGGGGTTCCGGAGTGGCCCGAGTTCCTCCAGGGCTGCCTGCGCTACCGACAATCACTCGACGAACAATTGCCGGACGCGCCGCGTACGGATGAGCGTTATTCAGCGCGGCCCTGACACAGAAAGAAGGCCGGGAGGAATGAAGCGTCTGCTGCTCGCCGGCGGCGGGCACAGCCACATCGAGGTCCTGCGCCGTTTTGCATTGCAGCGCCCCTGCGACACCGAAATAACTGTCGTGACTCCGTCGCCGTTGCTGCTATACACCGGCATGTGGCCAGGCTGGATTGGTGGCCTCTACAAAACCGAAGAATGCGCGATCGACGTGGAACGTCTTGCCGGTGCCGCAAATGCGGACTTTGTAAAGGCGAGCGTGATTGGCATCGACCCTGCGACCAGCACCGTGCTGATCGACGACGATACCCGGCTCGGATACGACTTGTTGTCGCTCGACATCGGTGCAACGCCACCGCGTCAGGACGTTGCCGGGGCCGAACAACACTCCATTCCAGTGAAACCGATCAAGGCGTTTGGCGATTGGTGGGACAAGCTCCTCCGCGAACGCACCGGCCCGATCCGAGTCGGCATCGTCGGCGGCGGGGTTGGAGGCATCGAGCTCGCGCTGGCGATGCATCACCGGCTTGCAGCCACTGACAACGCGTACGGAACCGTGTTCCTGGTTGACAGTGATCGACACATCCTGCCCGAAAAAAATGATCGTGCGAGGCAGTTGATTTCCGAAATCCTCGCAGCGCGCGGGATTGAAGTGCACACGGGCAGCGAGGTCGTGGCAGTGGATCCGCGCGTCCTCCGCCTCGTTGATGGCGCGCGCATTCCCTTCGACCACCTGGTATGGGCGACAGGGGTCGCACCGCCGGCGTGGCTTGCATCATCCGGCATTTCGCTCGACGAGCGAGGCTTCGTCCTCGTCGACGCCACGCTGCGGTCGGTTTCTCATGAGCGCATTTTTGCTGCCGGCGACGTGGCTGGCATGTCGAATTGCGCGCTGCCCAAAGCGGGGGTTTATGCCGTACGGCAGGGACCGGTGCTGGCTGATAATCTGCGCCGTGCGCTGGCTGGCAAGCCGCTCGCTGCGTATCGGCCCCAACGCCATGCGCTGGCACTCATCGGCACCGGCGAGCGTGACGCTGTCGCGGTGCGCGGTGCGTTCGCGCTTCGCGGGAAATGTGTGTGGCGATGGAAGGAATTGATCGACCGTCGCTTCGTGGCCCGCTACAGGTGACACCCATGAGTAGCAACCGAGCCCTGATAACCGTGTCGGCCTTCCCCTGCGGTACAAACATCCGCACATTCCGCCGCTCTTCGATTTCGGGCGAGGCTGTGTGAGCGTAGTCGTCACCTTGATCGGGCTGGTGCTGGTAGTATGGGCGGTCGTGGCGTTCAATCGTCTCGTGCATCTCCGAAATCAGGTACGCACCGCGTGGGCCGACATCGACGTTCAGCTGAAGCACCGGCACGATCTCGTGCCTCAGCTGGTGGCCGCAGTGCAAGGGTACGCGGGACACGAGCGTGGCGTACTTACAGCGGTAACCGAGCTTCGTGCGCAGGCCATTTCGCTGACGAGTCCCGCGAAACTCGGCG from Gemmatimonadaceae bacterium includes these protein-coding regions:
- a CDS encoding acyltransferase codes for the protein MPRPPSLYRSEGSGSPDDAKFGAIGSNVVFEAGVMVFHSENIRLGQNIYIGHQTILKAYYKNLLEIGDNTWIGQQCFLHSAGGIVIGRNVGIGPGVRMLTSYHGEEGIQIPILFGALELAPITIEDDCDIGTGAIVLPGVHLGQGVQVGAGAVVTRDVAAYSVVAGVPATVLRVRAENGPSSP
- the hisH gene encoding imidazole glycerol phosphate synthase subunit HisH; the protein is MIAIVDYDMGNVASVANMLKRVGAPESVLTRDPDVLRRADKVILPGVGAFDKGMRNLAEFGLLEALNEAVIERRVPILGICLGMHLLTKSSEEGQLDGLGWIDAQTVRFRFPENSGLKVPHIGWNYVEARRGNPLIPAGKGSRFYFVHGYYVTCNREEDTIGMASYGFDFACAVNHDNVFGVQFHPEKSHRFGMALLDGFVRL
- a CDS encoding AglZ/HisF2 family acetamidino modification protein; the protein is MVLKRIMPCLLFDGSALVKTVRFKNPRYVGDPINAIKIYNEKEVDELVMLDINASREKRRPKFDLIRDCASECFMPFSYGGGVASLDDFARLYKIGVEKVIVNTRCLTDPGLVREATRQYGSTSVVGAADYRKRLFGSQQVYSASGARTRRSLQEHCRFLADDLGVGELLLYSVDRDGTWSGYDLPTIREIAGAVTVPLIACGGAGNVAHLRQVLDETAANAAAVGSMAVYQKQGMGVLINFPQRQLIIDED
- a CDS encoding N-acetyl sugar amidotransferase encodes the protein MQESGTLQQCVRCIYDETIPRISFGEDGVCSYCRQHEVLELDYPTGKPGRAILEATVAQIRQDGRGKPYDVVIGVSGGCDSSYMLHLAKKEFGLRVLAAHFDNTYNSRIAVENIQRMLEALDIDLYTHVVDNAELQRIYRSFFLASVPEIDTPTDIALAAVHYMAAAKHGVKWIWEGHSFRTEGISPPGWFYMDSKYVRTIHRRYGDGRIKTLPELGLIRWMKWMAVDRIKKFRPLYYLDYNKERTKRILNETYGWQWYGGHHMENRTAYFVNNYYLPRKFGIDLRYAEFSALVRSGQLGRSEALLRIAEEKTFDTGILAEIKQRVGFSDSEWEDIMSAPLSHYTQHRTYKQTFERMRPVFFTLYKLGYVTRSFYLKYCVLKDTAMVEKRASRYSLNSLAGPSVNPTVAR
- a CDS encoding GNAT family protein, giving the protein MSMNGECKLSPIRETDSAALFKWVNDRSTVVYNTGYRPVHEPNHQKWLAEIIASPSDHVFGIRTAEGALIGMCQLNRVDAVARSAELRIRIGEDEHRGMGYGRSALVQLLSFAFDDLNLHRVYLQVYATNARAVRLYESVGFRHEARLVEADYVNGSFVDVIGMAILARDVAPARS
- a CDS encoding WbqC family protein codes for the protein MRVVITQPDFWPWLGFFDKVAKADRFIFLDHVANRPNDGILTKRVRILLGGRSHWLGIPLCRDRQREFVPIAEMVIDNEPRLCRKQLETVRHAYSKHTVFREIFPLVEAYYQLGGTSIADRNIMAVEWVCERLGLRLEYTRSSTMQISGHSNQMLLNIVNHVDGTEYLYGAGSTEYLDFEMWAASGIKLVAQDFSHPVYEQGGSSAFTSGLSVIDALMNLGFSGVRALMVE
- a CDS encoding glycosyltransferase gives rise to the protein MKDSRKGSLRVVISGHEICGLIHDLTEEFRRRGHSVTSVAMPHQFFSYSYDYDQYTFPTSFLSRWLGFNCVWRRIIQAVWETSQGLHNSIEAWLRQRLVRNADLYVRVWGDIPFDQEVFRTIEDSGTRVATMLMGSDVRDYDVFRQQYGIERWLFPPEYHSVPLAKKLQVLRTHERYADAIFSAPDQMGLALRPYHHLQIPLRLEEIEFRVPGRTVPKVVHIPSMPHVKGTDVIEDALERLRTQGIEFDLVSLRDVPHAEVLEVLADADVLVDELIGHGPGWLSFEAMGSGCAVATRYLEDSPACFRPPVWGIDEHSIVPRLHTLLTDRRLRVQLAEDGRRYVEANNGIEHVVDQLLEKLHAGRDAAPDYVPTYLTADYVPRDEAEAAVINAASTCVAGETWYRENVAGKSHDGLVF
- a CDS encoding FAD-dependent oxidoreductase, with translation MKRLLLAGGGHSHIEVLRRFALQRPCDTEITVVTPSPLLLYTGMWPGWIGGLYKTEECAIDVERLAGAANADFVKASVIGIDPATSTVLIDDDTRLGYDLLSLDIGATPPRQDVAGAEQHSIPVKPIKAFGDWWDKLLRERTGPIRVGIVGGGVGGIELALAMHHRLAATDNAYGTVFLVDSDRHILPEKNDRARQLISEILAARGIEVHTGSEVVAVDPRVLRLVDGARIPFDHLVWATGVAPPAWLASSGISLDERGFVLVDATLRSVSHERIFAAGDVAGMSNCALPKAGVYAVRQGPVLADNLRRALAGKPLAAYRPQRHALALIGTGERDAVAVRGAFALRGKCVWRWKELIDRRFVARYR